A section of the Marmota flaviventris isolate mMarFla1 chromosome 19, mMarFla1.hap1, whole genome shotgun sequence genome encodes:
- the Slc29a4 gene encoding equilibrative nucleoside transporter 4 isoform X2: MGSVGSQRLKESSVAGTPDRTVVTSFGFEGLQLEARAAAAEAAREQGLRARGILTSMDSEEEPVPDDRYHAIYFAMLLAGVGFLLPYNSFITDVDYLHHKYPGTSIVFDMSLTYILVALAAVLLNNVLVERLNLHTRITTGYLLALGPLLFISVCDVWLQLFAHDQAYAINLAAQSSFYGYTGMLPKRYTQGVMTGESTAGVMISLSRILTKLLLPDERASTLIFFLVSVGLELLCFLLHLLVRRSRFVLYYTMRPRDSRGCRAGYRVHHDVAAGDIHFEHQAPAVAHSDSLDSPAHEVAGGGGAYMRFDVPRPRVKRSWPTFRALLLHRYVVARVIWADMLSIAVTYFITLCLFPGLESEIRHCVLGEWLPILVMAVFNLSDFVGKILAALPVDWRGTHLLACSCLRVVFIPLFILCVYPSGTPALRHPAWPCIFSLLMGISNGYFGSVPMILAAGKVSPKQRELAGNTMTVSYMSGLTLGSAVAYCTYSLTRDAHSSCLRTANGSISAGP, translated from the exons ATGGGCTCCGTCGGAAGCCAGCGCCTCAAGGAGTCCAGTGTAGCGGGCACTCCTGACAGGACTGTGGTGACCAGCTTCGGCTTCGAAGGCCTCCAGCTGGAGGCCAGGGCCGCAGCGGCGGAGGCAGCTCGGGAGCAAGGCCTTAGGGCCAGGGGCATCCTGACGTCCATGGACTCTG AGGAGGAGCCAGTGCCCGATGACCGCTACCATGCCATCTACTTCGCAATGCTGCTGGCCGGCGTGGGCTTCCTGCTGCCCTACAACAGCTTCATCACCGACGTTGACTACCTGCACCACAAGTACCCAG GGACCTCCATTGTGTTCGACATGAGCCTCACCTACATCCTGGTGGCCCTGGCCGCTGTGCTCCTGAACAACGTCCTGGTGGAGAGGCTGAACCTACACACCAGGATCACCACGG GCTACCTCCTAGCCCTGGGCCCCCTGCTCTTCATCAGTGTCTGTGACGTGTGGCTGCAGCTCTTCGCACACGACCAGGCTTATGCCATCAACCTGGCCGCG CAATCCAGCTTCTATGGGTACACGGGGATGCTGCCCAAGAGGTACACGCAGGGGGTGATGACCGGGGAGA GCACCGCGGGGGTGATGATCTCCTTGAGCCGCATCCTCACCAAGCTGCTGCTGCCGGACGAGCGCGCCAGCACGCTCATCTTCTTCCTGGTCTCCGTGGGCCTGGAGCTGCTCTGCTTCTTGCTGCATCTGCTGGTGCGGCGCAGCCGCTTTGTGCTCTACTACACCATGCGGCCGCGGGACAGCCGAGGCTGCCGGGCGGGCTACCGCGTACACCACGACGTCGCCGCAGGGGACATCCACTTT GAGCACCAGGCCCCTGCGGTGGCCCACAGCGACTCCCTGGACAGCCCGGCCCATGAGGTGGCCGGCGGCGGGGGGGCCTACATGCGCTTCGACGTGCCTCGGCCCCGAGTCAAGCGGAGCTGGCCCACCTTCAGAG CCTTGCTGCTGCACCGCTACGTGGTGGCACGGGTCATCTGGGCCGACATGCTCTCCATTGCGGTGACCTACTTCATCACGCTGTGCCTGTTCCCCGGCCTGGAATCCGAGATCCGCCACTGCGTGCTGGGCGAGTGGCTGCCCATCCTGGTCATGGCCGTGTTCAACCTCTCGGACTTCGTGGGCAAG ATCCTGGCGGCCCTGCCCGTGGACTGGCGGGGCACCCACCTGCTGGCCTGCTCCTGCCTGCGCGTCGTCTTCATTCCCCTGTTCATCCTGTGCGTCTACCCCAGTGGCACGCCGGCCCTCCGCCACCCGGCCTGGCCCTGCATCTTCTCGCTGCTCATGGGCATCAGCAACGGCTACTTTGGCAGTGTGCCCATGATCCTGGCGGCGGGCAAAGTGAGCCCCAAACAGCGCGAGCTGGCAG GGAACACGATGACGGTGTCCTACATGTCTGGGCTGACCCTGGGCTCCGCCGTGGCCTACTGCACCTACAGCCTCACCCGCGATGCCCACAGCAGCTGCCTCCGCACCGCCAACGGCTCCATCTCTGCCGGCCCCTGA
- the Slc29a4 gene encoding equilibrative nucleoside transporter 4 isoform X1 translates to MGSVGSQRLKESSVAGTPDRTVVTSFGFEGLQLEARAAAAEAAREQGLRARGILTSMDSEEEPVPDDRYHAIYFAMLLAGVGFLLPYNSFITDVDYLHHKYPGTSIVFDMSLTYILVALAAVLLNNVLVERLNLHTRITTGYLLALGPLLFISVCDVWLQLFAHDQAYAINLAAVGTVAFGCTVQQSSFYGYTGMLPKRYTQGVMTGESTAGVMISLSRILTKLLLPDERASTLIFFLVSVGLELLCFLLHLLVRRSRFVLYYTMRPRDSRGCRAGYRVHHDVAAGDIHFEHQAPAVAHSDSLDSPAHEVAGGGGAYMRFDVPRPRVKRSWPTFRALLLHRYVVARVIWADMLSIAVTYFITLCLFPGLESEIRHCVLGEWLPILVMAVFNLSDFVGKILAALPVDWRGTHLLACSCLRVVFIPLFILCVYPSGTPALRHPAWPCIFSLLMGISNGYFGSVPMILAAGKVSPKQRELAGNTMTVSYMSGLTLGSAVAYCTYSLTRDAHSSCLRTANGSISAGP, encoded by the exons ATGGGCTCCGTCGGAAGCCAGCGCCTCAAGGAGTCCAGTGTAGCGGGCACTCCTGACAGGACTGTGGTGACCAGCTTCGGCTTCGAAGGCCTCCAGCTGGAGGCCAGGGCCGCAGCGGCGGAGGCAGCTCGGGAGCAAGGCCTTAGGGCCAGGGGCATCCTGACGTCCATGGACTCTG AGGAGGAGCCAGTGCCCGATGACCGCTACCATGCCATCTACTTCGCAATGCTGCTGGCCGGCGTGGGCTTCCTGCTGCCCTACAACAGCTTCATCACCGACGTTGACTACCTGCACCACAAGTACCCAG GGACCTCCATTGTGTTCGACATGAGCCTCACCTACATCCTGGTGGCCCTGGCCGCTGTGCTCCTGAACAACGTCCTGGTGGAGAGGCTGAACCTACACACCAGGATCACCACGG GCTACCTCCTAGCCCTGGGCCCCCTGCTCTTCATCAGTGTCTGTGACGTGTGGCTGCAGCTCTTCGCACACGACCAGGCTTATGCCATCAACCTGGCCGCGGTGGGTACCGTGGCCTTCGGCTGCACAG TGCAGCAATCCAGCTTCTATGGGTACACGGGGATGCTGCCCAAGAGGTACACGCAGGGGGTGATGACCGGGGAGA GCACCGCGGGGGTGATGATCTCCTTGAGCCGCATCCTCACCAAGCTGCTGCTGCCGGACGAGCGCGCCAGCACGCTCATCTTCTTCCTGGTCTCCGTGGGCCTGGAGCTGCTCTGCTTCTTGCTGCATCTGCTGGTGCGGCGCAGCCGCTTTGTGCTCTACTACACCATGCGGCCGCGGGACAGCCGAGGCTGCCGGGCGGGCTACCGCGTACACCACGACGTCGCCGCAGGGGACATCCACTTT GAGCACCAGGCCCCTGCGGTGGCCCACAGCGACTCCCTGGACAGCCCGGCCCATGAGGTGGCCGGCGGCGGGGGGGCCTACATGCGCTTCGACGTGCCTCGGCCCCGAGTCAAGCGGAGCTGGCCCACCTTCAGAG CCTTGCTGCTGCACCGCTACGTGGTGGCACGGGTCATCTGGGCCGACATGCTCTCCATTGCGGTGACCTACTTCATCACGCTGTGCCTGTTCCCCGGCCTGGAATCCGAGATCCGCCACTGCGTGCTGGGCGAGTGGCTGCCCATCCTGGTCATGGCCGTGTTCAACCTCTCGGACTTCGTGGGCAAG ATCCTGGCGGCCCTGCCCGTGGACTGGCGGGGCACCCACCTGCTGGCCTGCTCCTGCCTGCGCGTCGTCTTCATTCCCCTGTTCATCCTGTGCGTCTACCCCAGTGGCACGCCGGCCCTCCGCCACCCGGCCTGGCCCTGCATCTTCTCGCTGCTCATGGGCATCAGCAACGGCTACTTTGGCAGTGTGCCCATGATCCTGGCGGCGGGCAAAGTGAGCCCCAAACAGCGCGAGCTGGCAG GGAACACGATGACGGTGTCCTACATGTCTGGGCTGACCCTGGGCTCCGCCGTGGCCTACTGCACCTACAGCCTCACCCGCGATGCCCACAGCAGCTGCCTCCGCACCGCCAACGGCTCCATCTCTGCCGGCCCCTGA